Proteins from a genomic interval of Haliaeetus albicilla chromosome 13, bHalAlb1.1, whole genome shotgun sequence:
- the ABCG8 gene encoding ATP-binding cassette sub-family G member 8: MKEATENVPLDCAGWSQAACEGLLTKAQDTIFCSEEDNSLYFTYSGKSNVLEVKELNYEVNTASQIPWYENLAQMKMPWTWTSDPHSHMSIIQNLNLKVQSGQMLAIIGSTAGGKTSLLDVITCRDHGGKIKSGQITINNKPSTPQLVKKCIAHVRQDDRLLPHLTVRETLLFVAKLRLPKFFSDSQRKKRVEDVIAELRLCQCANTRVGNEYLRGVSGGERRRVSIGVQLLWNPGILILDEPTSGLDSFTAHNLVITLSRLARGNRLVLLSLHQPRSDIFQLFDLVLLMTSGVTVYSGTARDMVQYFTELGYPCPKYSNPADFYVDLTSINKQTAEKEMESRKRANTLANLFLEKVKDFDDFLWKVTDGDNVATTFSKQRSHLNSEEAINMPHHSSDQLPGALKQFTVLLSRQVSNDFRDLSTLLIHGFEALLMSLLIGFLYYGHDKTRLSIRDTTALLYMIGALIPFTVILDVIAKCHSERAMLYHDLEDGMYSVSPYFFAKILGELPEHCAFVIIYGVPIYWLANLIPEPEHFLLNFLLVWLAVYSARAMALWVAALLPTLQLSAFFGNVLFTSFYLSGGFVISLENLWTVPFWVSKVSFLRWNFQGMMQIQFTDLTYEMTVGNTTFQIPGKLVTQALDLDSHPLYVSYLVLAGIVCSFLLLYYLSLRFIKQKSNQDW; encoded by the exons ATGAAGGAAGCCACTGAAAATGTCCCTCTGGACTGTGCTGGCTGGAGCCAGGCAGCATGTGAGGGCTTACTG ACCAAGGCCCAGGATACTATTTTTTGCTCTGAAGAAGATAACAGCCTGTATTTCACATACAGCGGAAAATCAAACGTTCTCGAGGTCAAAGAACTCAACTACGAG GTTAACACGGCATCCCAGATTCCCTGGTATGAAAATCTTGCGCAGATGAAAATGCCCTGGACCTGGACATCAGATCCCCATTCTCACATGTCAATAATCCagaatctgaatttaaaagttCAAAGTGGTCAGATGCTAGCTATTATAGGAAGCACTG CTGGTGGAAAGACATCCTTGCTTGATGTGATAACCTGCCGTGATCATGGAGGCAAAATCAAGTCTGGTCAAATCACGATCAACAACAAACCCAGCACTCCCCAGCTTGTTAAGAAATGCATAGCACATGTGCGGCAGGATGACCGACTGCTCCCCCACCTGACTGTCAGAGAAACACTATTGTTCGTTGCCAAACTGCGCCTTCCAAAGTTTTTTTCAGactcacaaaggaaaaaaagg GTAGAAGATGTTATAGCAGAACTACGCTTGTGTCAGTGTGCAAACACCAGGGTAGGGAATGAGTACCTCCGTGGCGTTTCGGGAGGTGAGAGGCGGAGAGTGAGCATCGGTGTGCAGCTGCTCTGGAACCCGG GAATACTCATACTTGATGAACCCACATCTGGACTGGACAGTTTTACTGCACATAACCTTGTGATAACATTATCCAGACTGGCCAGAGGAAACAGATTAGTTCTTCTTTCACTTCATCAGCCCCGGTCAGATATCTTCCAACTGTTTGATTTAGTTCTTCTGATGACTTCTGGAGTCACTGTCTATTCTGGAACAGCTAGAGACATGGTCCAGTATTTCACAGAACTCGGCTATCCCTGCCCAAAGTACAGCAATCCTGCAGATTTCTATG TTGATTTGACCAGTATCAATaaacagactgcagaaaaggagatGGAAAGCCGAAAAAGAGCAAATACTCTTGCCAACTTGTTCCTAGAAAAAGTCAAAGATTTTGATGATTTCTTATGGAAAGTTACTGACGGAGACAATGTTGCAACCACATTCAGCAAGCAAAG GTCCCATTTAAATTCAGAAGAGGCTATCAACATGCCCCACCATTCAAGTGATCAGTTACCAGGAGCCTTAAAGCAGTTCACTGTATTATTAAG TCGTCAAGTCTCCAATGACTTCAGAGATCTTTCAACATTATTAATCCATGGATTTGAGGCCCTTCTCATGTCATTATTAATTGGATTTTTGTACTATGGCCATGACAAAACCAGACTCTCTATTCGTGACACGACAGCACTGTTGTACATGATAGGTGCACTAATCCCATTCACAGTGATTTTGGATGTTATTGCCAAAT GTCATTCAGAAAGAGCTATGCTTTATCATGACTTGGAAGATGGAATGTACTCTGTTAGTCCATACTTCTTTGCTAAG ATTTTGGGGGAGCTCCCAGAACACTGTGCTTTTGTTATAATTTATGGGGTTCCCATCTACTGGCTGGCAAACCTCATTCCTGAACCAGAACATTTCCTGCTGAACTTCCTCTTGGTGTGGCTGGCTGTCTACAGTGCCCGCGCGATGGCACTTTGGGTGGCAGCACTGTTACCGACGTTACAGCTTTCAGCCTTCTTCGGCAACGTCCTTTTCACATCATTCTACCTGAGTGGTGGTTTTGTGATAAGCCTAGAAAACCTCTGGACAG ttccatTTTGGGTTTCTAAAGTCTCTTTTCTCAGATGGAATTTTCAAGGCATGATGCAAATTCAGTTCACTGACCTCACATATGAAATGACTGTTGGAAATACTACTTTTCAAATACCAGGGAAACTT GTCACCCAGGCTCTGGACCTGGACTCCCACCCTCTCTACGTAAGCTACCTCGTCCTGGCGGGTATCGTCTGCAGCTTCCTGCTCTTGTACTACTTATCTCTGAGGTTCATCAAGCAGAAATCCAACCAAGACTGGTAA